The Terriglobales bacterium sequence GAGGCGCTGAAGAAGGCCCGCCCTAACGCCGAGGAGTTGGGAGATTACGTCGACTACCACCTGGGAGAGGCCTACCTGGCGACCGGCAAGCCGGAAGCCGCGCTGGAGGTCTTGCGCGAGTTCGATGCCCGCCACCCCGATTCCATGCTCTCGCGGGACGCGCTGGTTTCTTATGCTAATGCCCTGGTTGCAACCGGCGAGGCCCGTCGTGCGGTGCAGGCCTTGGAGGCACACCGTACCCCGACGCGGGCCGAGGTGGAGTTGGCGCTGGGCCGGGCTTACCTGGCGGACAAGAACAACGTCAAGGCGCTCACCACCCTGCGCAACCTCTTTTACGGCATGCCCCTCAGCAGTCAGGCCGAAAGCGCTCGCGGCCCCAAGGACACCCTGGAGCAGGCGGGCACCTTGCCGCCGGTGAGCTTCGCCCAGCGCAAGCAGCGCGCTGATCTGCTGGTCCAGGGGAAGCGATACGCGGACGCAGCGCAGGAATATCGCGCGCTGCAGCGGGATGTTCCCCCGGGGGACGCCGCCGCGCTAAAGAGCTCTCTGGCCTACGCGCTTTACAAGAGCGGCCGGGAGCGGGAAGCGAAGGACATCCTGCAGGACCTTCAGGGCGCGCCCGAGGAGGCCAACGCCCTGCGTCTCTACGTGCTGGCGGAGATCGCCCGTCCCGACCAGAAGAAGGTCGAGCAATACTTGGAACGGTTCCGGCAAGAGTCGCCGAAGAGCCCGTGGTTCGCCGAAGAGTTGCTCTCGGCCGCAAACATGTACCTGCTCGACCGGAACTTTGAGCGCGCTGCTGCCCTCTACAGCGAGCTCGACGAGCGATTCCCGGGGGGCCGCTTCTCGCCCTATTGCCACTGGCGTGCCGCTTGGCTCACCTATCGCCTGGGACGGAGCGCAGAAGCCAAGTACCGCTTCGAGCAGCAGGTCTCGCTGTATCCGCAATCGCAAGAGGTCACCGCCGCTCTCTACTGGCGGGGAAGGATTGCGGAGGACGAGAAGGACTGGGCATTGGCCCGCGCCTACTACGAGAAGCTGACGGAGCGCTATCGCTCGTATTACTACGCGGAAATGGCCCGGCAGCGGCTGGCGCTCTTCCAGCCGGGGGAAGGCAGGCCGGATGCGGTGCTGGCCCGGGTGCCTCCCTTGTCCGTTCGTGCTATCCAGGAAGACCTCACGGCCCCCAGCGACAATCTGCGGGCGCAGAAGAGCCTGCTGCTGGCGAACGGAGGCCTGGTGGAGCTGGCCGTGCGCGAGCTGCAGGCTGGCGGGGACGCTGATTGGGCCTACGCCGAGATCGCCCGCATCTACCAGGAGAGCGGCCAGTATCATCGCGCATTGCAGACGCTCAAGCGCGCCTATCCGGGCTATTTCTCGCTGGACCTGGCGCAACTGCCGCGCAGCTTCTGGGAGAGCCTGTTTCCGCGGCCCTATTGGGCCGACCTGAGGCGCAGCGCCGGCGACAACGGTCTTGATCCTTACCTGGTGGCCTCGCTGATCCGGCAGGAGTCGGAATTCAATCCCGGGGCTATTTCCCGCGCCAACGCCCTCGGCCTGATGCAGTTGCTGCCCGGGGTAGGGAAGAAGCTGGCCAAAGAGACTAAGATGCGCGGCTTCAACTACAGCATGCTGCTCAACCCGGATGTCAACCTGCGTCTCGGAACCCGCTATTTCCGCCACATGCTCGACAAGTACGACGGTACTGTGGAGTACGCCCTCGCTGCCTACAACGCGGGCACGGACCGGGTGGCCGACTGGCGCGGGCACAGCAGCTTCCGCGACGTGCCGGAGTTCGTCGAGTCCATCCCTTTCACCGAGACCCGGGAGTACGTGCAGGCGATCGTGCGCAATGCGGCGTTGTATCGCCGCCTGTATCGCGAGGCGGCGGTGGAAGCCGCCGACAAGCGCTGATCGAAAAGAGGGTATGGGACGCGGGGCGCCCCGCGTCCCAGAAGAAGCATGCTACGGCCAGATGCCACGCGCCTTCATGGCGGTGGCGACCCGGTCGATGGCCAGGATGTAAGCGCCGGTACGCATGTCCACTCTGTACTTTTTGGCGGTGCTGTGCACGTCGGAGAAGGAACGGGTCATCACCTTCTCCAGGCGGCGGTTGACGTCGTCTTCGTCCCAGAAGAGTTCCTGCAAGTCCTGCACCCACTCGAAGTAGCTGACGGTGACGCCGCCGGCATTAGCCAGGATATCGGGCAGCACCATCACCCCCTTCTTGTGGAGCACGGCGTCGGCCGCCGGCGTGGTGGGACCGTTGGCAGCCTCGGCCACGATCCGGGCCTTGATCTGGTCGGCATTGGCGGCGGTGATCTGGTTCTCGAGCGCGGCCGGGACCAGGATGTCGCAGTCGAGCTCCAGCAGGTCGGTGCTGCTGATCGGGGAAGAACCGGAGAACTTCACCACCGACCCTGACCTCTCCTTGTGCGCCAGCACGGCGGCGATGTCGAGGCCCTTCTTGCTCAAGACGCCGCCCTTGGAGTCGCTCACCGCAATGACCTTGGCGCCGTTCTGGTGCAGCAGCTCGGCGGCAATGCTGCCCGCGTTGCCGAAGCCCTGGATGGCGACCGTGGCCCCTCGCAGCTCGATGTTGAGGACATTGCAGGCGGCGCGTATCACGAAGAAACAGCCGCGCGCCGTGGCCTCGTGACGCCCGAAGGAGCCGCCCAGGTAGGTCGGCTTGCCGGTCACCACGCCCGGCGCGCTGTGGCCCTGGGTCATGCTGTAGGTGTC is a genomic window containing:
- a CDS encoding transglycosylase SLT domain-containing protein, translating into MAIPVAGHAQVPPAASKKPPKTSSKKKKKRAPSLRVRKVHRAFVASADLKPMAMQLIADRTPAAYAGVEKYARSHPGDPGALAWLAIGYAHHLDQHPEREIEALKKARPNAEELGDYVDYHLGEAYLATGKPEAALEVLREFDARHPDSMLSRDALVSYANALVATGEARRAVQALEAHRTPTRAEVELALGRAYLADKNNVKALTTLRNLFYGMPLSSQAESARGPKDTLEQAGTLPPVSFAQRKQRADLLVQGKRYADAAQEYRALQRDVPPGDAAALKSSLAYALYKSGREREAKDILQDLQGAPEEANALRLYVLAEIARPDQKKVEQYLERFRQESPKSPWFAEELLSAANMYLLDRNFERAAALYSELDERFPGGRFSPYCHWRAAWLTYRLGRSAEAKYRFEQQVSLYPQSQEVTAALYWRGRIAEDEKDWALARAYYEKLTERYRSYYYAEMARQRLALFQPGEGRPDAVLARVPPLSVRAIQEDLTAPSDNLRAQKSLLLANGGLVELAVRELQAGGDADWAYAEIARIYQESGQYHRALQTLKRAYPGYFSLDLAQLPRSFWESLFPRPYWADLRRSAGDNGLDPYLVASLIRQESEFNPGAISRANALGLMQLLPGVGKKLAKETKMRGFNYSMLLNPDVNLRLGTRYFRHMLDKYDGTVEYALAAYNAGTDRVADWRGHSSFRDVPEFVESIPFTETREYVQAIVRNAALYRRLYREAAVEAADKR
- a CDS encoding Glu/Leu/Phe/Val dehydrogenase, giving the protein MATARVPHVVAPKSQEDLNSFRIAMHQFDTAAAKMNLDAGMREVLRRPRRALSLSLPVKMDDGSLRVFEGFRVQHNTARGPCKGGIRYHPNVTYDEVQALASWMTWKCATVNIPFGGAKGGIVCDPKSLSKDELERLTRRYAYEISPIIGPDRDIPAPDVYTDAQTMAWIMDTYSMTQGHSAPGVVTGKPTYLGGSFGRHEATARGCFFVIRAACNVLNIELRGATVAIQGFGNAGSIAAELLHQNGAKVIAVSDSKGGVLSKKGLDIAAVLAHKERSGSVVKFSGSSPISSTDLLELDCDILVPAALENQITAANADQIKARIVAEAANGPTTPAADAVLHKKGVMVLPDILANAGGVTVSYFEWVQDLQELFWDEDDVNRRLEKVMTRSFSDVHSTAKKYRVDMRTGAYILAIDRVATAMKARGIWP